One window of Acidobacteriaceae bacterium genomic DNA carries:
- a CDS encoding alkaline phosphatase D family protein, which translates to MSRIDRRAFLQAALSVGATAAWGNGVAHASRVAWREQRTMFPEGVASGDPDHSSVLLWTRRPYAAGVAPRTLHVEVAEDPAFRRVVVSAAARVSVESDWTCRVLAGGLRPARVYWYRFTDSEGNGSRVGRTITAPTTNDPRPVNFAFISCQDVNEGKLNAYRRMIFEDERAAPADQLGFVLHLGDFIYEVVEYPDEVKTRYDRTIYEVARIPDGGKVGHFHYPLTVEGYRAIYRGYLADPDLQDARARWPFVAMWDNHEFSWQGWQSIQQAGGPERPGQSIKIAANQAWFEYLPARVAPPSGSLETFGPPPVKDVRIEQWDENGLGLEPNNLTAINSLIGYRSYRYGRHLDLIITDQHSYRSADPFTDKAVASFGPEFTGMYPEDAAQIFDGGRTFNGGNPPNEISFNGAHVPNTRKDAPPQTILGATQKTWFKDQLRKSNATWKIWGNSEGAPDWRSDPQNLPPGLTKETWPKSTYALMSSGDYGSAYRERAEIYDLVRDEKITGFAIVSGDRHSFWAGYATSELPPGKFYPVGLSFVGASLSSAGTMEALEHGFPKADPLRPLFLADRPGGGKPDWTYNMLLKHGVRSCLEYAKSFDLKRAHAASNPELAPHLEFVDLGGHGYATVRLTANEMRTEFVCIPRPITRSERADGGPLRYRVVHTARLWRAGERPKLVQQVLEGDIGLST; encoded by the coding sequence ATGTCGCGCATCGATCGCCGCGCGTTTCTCCAGGCAGCTCTGAGCGTCGGCGCCACGGCGGCGTGGGGCAATGGCGTCGCGCACGCATCGCGGGTTGCGTGGCGTGAGCAACGGACGATGTTCCCAGAGGGCGTCGCTTCGGGCGACCCGGACCATAGCAGCGTTCTGTTGTGGACTCGACGGCCTTACGCTGCAGGTGTTGCGCCGCGGACGCTGCATGTCGAAGTGGCCGAAGACCCTGCGTTCCGGCGGGTCGTGGTGAGCGCGGCAGCGCGAGTTTCGGTGGAGTCCGACTGGACGTGCCGCGTGTTGGCGGGTGGACTGAGGCCGGCGAGGGTGTACTGGTATCGCTTTACCGACAGCGAGGGAAATGGAAGTCGCGTGGGCCGAACGATTACTGCGCCGACAACCAATGATCCGCGCCCGGTCAACTTCGCCTTCATTAGCTGCCAGGACGTCAACGAAGGCAAGCTCAACGCCTACCGCCGCATGATCTTCGAGGACGAGCGGGCGGCGCCGGCCGACCAACTCGGTTTTGTCCTGCACCTCGGCGATTTCATATACGAGGTCGTCGAATACCCCGACGAAGTGAAGACACGCTACGACCGCACGATTTACGAGGTCGCGCGGATCCCCGATGGCGGCAAGGTCGGCCACTTCCACTATCCGCTGACGGTCGAAGGCTACCGCGCGATCTATCGCGGCTATCTTGCCGATCCAGACTTGCAGGATGCAAGGGCTCGCTGGCCGTTCGTGGCCATGTGGGACAATCACGAATTCTCCTGGCAGGGCTGGCAGAGCATCCAGCAGGCAGGTGGCCCAGAACGCCCGGGACAGAGCATCAAGATCGCCGCCAACCAGGCATGGTTCGAATATCTGCCCGCGCGCGTCGCTCCGCCGAGCGGATCACTCGAGACGTTCGGTCCGCCCCCGGTCAAGGATGTGCGGATCGAGCAATGGGATGAGAACGGCCTCGGCCTCGAGCCCAACAATCTCACGGCGATCAACAGCCTCATCGGCTATCGGTCCTACCGCTACGGTCGGCATCTCGATCTCATCATCACCGACCAGCATAGTTACCGCAGTGCAGATCCCTTCACCGACAAAGCTGTCGCCAGCTTTGGTCCGGAATTCACCGGCATGTACCCCGAGGATGCCGCCCAGATCTTTGATGGAGGCCGTACCTTCAATGGCGGCAACCCGCCGAACGAAATCTCCTTCAACGGCGCGCACGTTCCGAACACGCGAAAGGATGCGCCACCGCAAACGATCCTCGGCGCCACCCAGAAGACCTGGTTCAAGGACCAGCTACGCAAATCCAATGCGACCTGGAAGATTTGGGGCAATTCCGAAGGCGCGCCGGATTGGCGGAGCGACCCGCAAAACCTTCCGCCTGGACTCACAAAGGAGACATGGCCGAAGTCCACCTACGCCCTGATGAGTAGCGGCGACTATGGATCGGCTTATCGGGAGCGCGCCGAGATATACGACCTTGTGCGCGACGAGAAAATTACGGGCTTCGCGATTGTCTCCGGCGACCGGCACAGCTTCTGGGCGGGCTACGCAACGTCGGAGTTGCCGCCGGGCAAGTTCTATCCCGTAGGCCTGAGCTTCGTCGGCGCGTCGCTTTCGAGCGCTGGCACCATGGAAGCGCTCGAGCATGGTTTTCCGAAAGCCGATCCGCTTCGTCCGCTGTTCCTTGCCGATCGCCCCGGCGGAGGCAAACCCGACTGGACCTACAACATGCTGCTCAAGCACGGCGTCCGGTCGTGCCTTGAGTACGCGAAGAGCTTTGACCTGAAGCGCGCCCATGCCGCTTCGAACCCCGAACTCGCCCCACACCTCGAGTTCGTCGACCTTGGCGGCCACGGCTATGCAACGGTTCGGCTCACCGCGAATGAAATGCGCACCGAGTTCGTCTGCATCCCGCGGCCGATCACGCGCAGTGAACGCGCCGACGGCGGACCCCTTCGCTATCGCGTCGTGCATACCGCGCGGCTTTGGCGAGCGGGCGAAAGGCCGAAGCTCGTCCAGCAAGTGCTCGAAGGCGATATCGGCCTTTCCACTTAA
- a CDS encoding HD domain-containing phosphohydrolase: protein MLSCESESSPFKLWGQEFPWYFPFYVVGAILAFLADFVGIHFGWMTSLLIIPMVYTVYRAYRAQMAIIRDREQHIVEIEALHLRTIEGLAMAVEAKDQNTHEHLMRVRVYVSELGKIMGLDSLQMKALATAASLHDIGKLAVPEHIINKPGRLTPEEFEKMKIHPVVGADILERVRFPYPVVPIVRSHHEAWDGSGYPDGLEGEEIPIGARILSAVDCFDALASDRPYRRALPVEEALAYLKSKAGVQFDPEVVRLLEEHYPELEARAHQEIEEMMPLDTDLVIERGAAPSAGFEQEHVALESASPILQFKSPRLAATSDQRAQAIAKLKQALAASRSLRGASRAIAEVLQSVTPFDCFAVYLKSEASIIAMYIEGPGAEGFSTQPIPIGEGLSGWVTKNARSILNGNPTVEPNILIEADLFTSRSSALSAPVLSSSGDVMGAITLYSREQSAYSKDHLRVLEEIAREFAWAMQNVPQDTDAALEGIYSDAVDGSILEVEHAS, encoded by the coding sequence GTGCTCTCTTGCGAGTCGGAGTCCTCGCCTTTCAAGCTCTGGGGCCAGGAATTCCCATGGTATTTCCCGTTTTACGTCGTGGGCGCGATTCTGGCGTTTCTAGCCGATTTTGTTGGCATCCACTTCGGCTGGATGACATCGCTGCTGATTATTCCAATGGTCTACACCGTCTACCGCGCGTATCGCGCTCAGATGGCGATCATTCGCGATCGCGAGCAGCACATTGTTGAGATCGAGGCTTTGCACTTGCGCACCATCGAAGGCCTTGCTATGGCCGTCGAGGCAAAGGATCAAAACACCCACGAACACCTGATGCGGGTGCGCGTCTACGTGTCCGAGTTGGGCAAGATCATGGGCCTCGACTCACTGCAAATGAAGGCGCTGGCCACGGCCGCCTCTCTGCATGACATTGGCAAGCTGGCGGTGCCTGAACACATCATTAACAAGCCAGGCAGGCTGACCCCGGAAGAATTCGAAAAGATGAAGATTCACCCTGTGGTCGGCGCCGATATTCTGGAGCGCGTACGGTTCCCGTATCCGGTCGTTCCCATCGTACGGTCGCATCATGAGGCTTGGGACGGCAGTGGCTACCCGGATGGCCTGGAGGGTGAAGAGATTCCGATCGGAGCGCGCATCCTTTCCGCGGTCGACTGTTTCGATGCGCTTGCTTCGGACCGGCCATACCGCCGGGCATTGCCGGTTGAGGAAGCTCTGGCATACCTGAAGAGCAAAGCCGGCGTTCAGTTCGACCCTGAAGTCGTTCGCCTGTTGGAAGAACATTACCCAGAGCTTGAAGCGCGCGCGCACCAGGAAATCGAAGAGATGATGCCGCTCGACACAGACCTGGTCATCGAGCGCGGCGCAGCGCCCAGCGCCGGATTTGAGCAGGAGCATGTCGCGCTGGAATCCGCCTCGCCGATATTGCAGTTCAAATCTCCGCGACTGGCGGCCACGAGCGATCAACGAGCCCAGGCAATTGCCAAATTGAAACAGGCGTTGGCAGCGTCGCGTAGTTTGCGCGGAGCAAGCAGGGCGATCGCTGAGGTCTTGCAGTCCGTGACTCCCTTCGATTGCTTTGCGGTGTATCTGAAGTCAGAAGCAAGCATCATTGCGATGTACATCGAGGGTCCTGGCGCCGAAGGATTCTCGACGCAGCCGATTCCGATAGGAGAGGGTCTATCGGGATGGGTCACGAAGAATGCACGTAGCATTCTCAACGGTAATCCCACGGTGGAACCCAACATTCTCATCGAAGCCGACTTGTTTACAAGCCGCAGTTCTGCACTTTCAGCTCCCGTGTTGAGTTCAAGCGGCGATGTCATGGGTGCGATCACGCTTTATTCCCGCGAACAATCGGCGTATTCGAAAGACCATCTGAGAGTCCTTGAAGAGATCGCGCGGGAGTTTGCATGGGCGATGCAGAATGTGCCCCAAGACACGGATGCAGCATTGGAGGGAATTTACTCGGACGCAGTGGACGGCTCCATTCTTGAAGTCGAACACGCGTCATGA